The Apibacter raozihei genome contains a region encoding:
- the lipB gene encoding lipoyl(octanoyl) transferase LipB, which produces MNEILNKKVHYRDLNEMPYTDAWNIQDELLNSIVQIKLKKKKENISHLTTPNYFLFVSHSHIYTLGKNGDFSNLLIDEQFLRNLNAEFIKTNRGGDITYHGPGQIVGYPILDLENFFTDIHKYMRYLEETIIKTVEHFGIKGERSSGETGVWIDPGKPYARKICAMGVKASRWVTMHGFALNVNTDLHYFSHIVPCGIKNKAVTSIEKELGYKEDINKVKTVIKEKFSEVFDIEWI; this is translated from the coding sequence ATGAATGAAATCCTAAACAAAAAAGTACATTACAGGGATTTGAATGAAATGCCTTATACAGATGCCTGGAATATTCAAGACGAATTATTAAACTCAATTGTTCAGATTAAATTAAAAAAAAAGAAGGAAAATATCAGTCACTTAACTACCCCTAACTATTTTCTTTTTGTTTCTCATTCACACATATATACATTGGGGAAAAATGGCGATTTTTCTAACCTTCTCATTGATGAGCAATTTTTACGTAACCTTAACGCAGAATTTATAAAAACAAACCGTGGCGGTGATATAACTTATCATGGTCCCGGACAAATTGTCGGATACCCTATCCTGGATTTAGAAAATTTTTTTACTGATATTCATAAGTATATGAGATATCTGGAAGAAACGATTATTAAAACAGTTGAACACTTCGGGATTAAAGGAGAACGTTCTTCCGGAGAAACAGGTGTATGGATTGACCCCGGCAAACCTTATGCTAGAAAAATCTGCGCAATGGGAGTAAAAGCCAGCAGATGGGTTACTATGCATGGCTTTGCACTTAACGTGAATACAGACTTACATTATTTTTCACATATTGTACCTTGTGGAATTAAAAACAAGGCAGTTACCTCTATAGAAAAAGAATTGGGATACAAAGAAGACATTAATAAAGTAAAAACTGTTATTAAAGAAAAATTTTCTGAAGTTTTCGATATTGAATGGATTTAA
- the trxA gene encoding thioredoxin, protein MALEISDQSFKDEVLSSNEPVLVDFWAEWCGPCRNLTPIVEELSEEFKGKVKVAKIDIDANQEVPVEYGIRNIPTLLFFKNGQVVDKVVGVQPKEKLVERMQSLLAN, encoded by the coding sequence ATGGCTTTAGAAATTAGTGATCAATCATTTAAAGATGAAGTGTTAAGCTCAAACGAGCCTGTTTTGGTGGATTTTTGGGCAGAATGGTGCGGACCTTGTAGAAACTTAACCCCAATAGTAGAAGAGTTGTCTGAAGAGTTTAAAGGGAAAGTAAAAGTTGCAAAAATAGATATTGATGCAAATCAGGAAGTTCCTGTAGAGTATGGGATCCGAAATATTCCTACTCTTCTATTCTTTAAGAATGGACAGGTAGTTGATAAAGTTGTTGGAGTTCAGCCTAAAGAAAAATTGGTTGAAAGAATGCAATCTTTATTAGCTAATTAA
- the typA gene encoding translational GTPase TypA, producing the protein MQSIRNIAIIAHVDHGKTTLVDKIIQACHVVEKSEGDLILDNNDLERERGITILSKNVSVNYQGVKINIIDTPGHADFGGEVERVLKMADGVLLLVDAFEGPMPQTRFVLSKAIELGLKPIVVINKVDKENCQPEHVHDQVFELMFNLDATEEQLDFQTVYGSSKQGWMSGDYKNPTDNINYLLDKIIELIPEAPYVEGTAQMQITSLDFSSFVGKIAIGRVYRGDLFAGKDYMLCQDNDKMKKIRIKELQVFEGLGRRAVESVRSGDLCAIIGVDSFDIGDTIADLNEPEALPRISIDEPTMSMLFTINTSPFFGKEGKYVTSRHLRDRLMKETEINLALRVDETDSEDKFNVFGRGILHLSVLIETMRREGYELQVGRPMVTIKEIDGAKHEPFENLVIDVPSEVSGKAIELVTQRKGELKVMEPKGDLQHLEFEISSRGLIGLRNLILTATSGEAIINHRFKDFQPMKDIIPQRQNGSLVSSETGQALAYAIDRLQDRGKFFVEPGEQIYKGQIVGEHSRDNDLDVNLIKGKKLTNVRASGTDQAAKIFPKIDFSLEESMEYIKDDEYLEITPKSLRMRKINS; encoded by the coding sequence ATGCAATCAATCAGAAATATCGCAATTATTGCCCATGTCGATCACGGTAAAACAACCTTAGTAGACAAAATCATCCAGGCCTGTCATGTAGTAGAAAAGAGTGAAGGAGATTTAATTCTGGATAATAACGACCTTGAACGTGAACGTGGTATTACCATATTATCTAAAAACGTATCTGTTAACTATCAGGGAGTAAAAATCAATATTATTGACACTCCGGGACACGCGGATTTCGGGGGAGAAGTTGAAAGAGTATTAAAAATGGCTGACGGCGTGCTTCTTTTGGTTGATGCATTTGAAGGACCTATGCCTCAAACACGTTTTGTTTTAAGTAAAGCTATTGAATTAGGGCTTAAACCTATTGTGGTTATTAATAAAGTAGATAAGGAAAATTGCCAGCCGGAACATGTTCACGATCAAGTTTTTGAACTAATGTTTAATTTAGATGCTACAGAAGAGCAGCTGGACTTCCAAACAGTATACGGTTCATCTAAACAAGGTTGGATGTCCGGTGATTACAAAAATCCAACGGATAACATTAACTACCTGCTTGATAAAATTATTGAGCTAATACCGGAAGCTCCATATGTTGAAGGTACTGCACAAATGCAGATTACTTCTTTGGACTTTTCTAGCTTCGTTGGTAAAATAGCCATTGGCCGTGTATACCGTGGAGATTTATTTGCTGGTAAAGATTATATGCTTTGTCAGGATAATGATAAAATGAAAAAAATCAGAATCAAAGAATTACAGGTGTTTGAAGGTTTGGGAAGAAGAGCTGTTGAATCTGTAAGAAGTGGTGATTTATGTGCTATTATAGGTGTGGATAGTTTTGATATCGGGGATACAATCGCCGATTTAAATGAACCTGAAGCTCTTCCAAGAATATCTATTGATGAGCCTACCATGAGTATGTTATTTACCATTAATACTTCTCCGTTTTTTGGAAAAGAAGGTAAATATGTTACTTCAAGACACCTTCGTGACCGTTTAATGAAAGAAACCGAAATAAATTTAGCTCTAAGAGTTGATGAAACCGATTCTGAGGATAAATTTAATGTATTCGGACGTGGAATACTACACTTATCTGTTCTAATTGAGACCATGAGAAGAGAGGGCTATGAATTGCAAGTAGGACGTCCTATGGTTACTATTAAAGAAATTGATGGTGCTAAACATGAACCTTTTGAAAATCTTGTCATTGATGTGCCTTCTGAAGTTTCAGGAAAAGCTATTGAGCTGGTAACTCAAAGAAAAGGTGAATTAAAAGTTATGGAACCAAAGGGTGACTTACAACATCTTGAATTTGAAATTTCATCAAGAGGCCTGATAGGTTTAAGAAACCTTATTTTAACGGCTACATCCGGAGAGGCTATCATCAATCACCGTTTCAAAGATTTTCAACCGATGAAAGATATTATTCCTCAGCGGCAGAACGGCTCTTTGGTTTCATCTGAGACAGGCCAGGCGCTTGCTTACGCTATTGACAGACTTCAGGATCGCGGCAAATTTTTCGTTGAGCCCGGAGAACAAATTTATAAAGGACAAATCGTAGGTGAACATTCCAGAGATAATGACTTGGATGTAAATCTTATCAAAGGAAAAAAATTAACGAATGTACGAGCGTCAGGTACTGACCAGGCTGCTAAAATTTTCCCGAAAATAGATTTTTCTTTAGAGGAATCCATGGAATACATCAAGGATGATGAATATCTTGAGATAACCCCTAAAAGTTTACGTATGAGAAAAATTAATTCATAA
- a CDS encoding DUF6359 domain-containing protein has translation MKKNYSLNVLCFIFCVCFIFLSKAQSETIILFEDFSSASKGDDVSASSSLWAGNDHIVLIDKVYEAGGTVKLGTSGAVGSITTKALDLSQNNGVFKVQFKVKGWNNSGKVLVTVSDLPSQEISYSGSKNDSFEQVEVVFTGGKKDATIRIETLNVPANLRRAFIDDLKVYYGGSNLNNNANLSELKVNNELLNGFSSSKSGYFYNLSSGIDVPVLSAKAEDANANVVISNLSTLPGYAYVDVTAENGTTVKRYSVYLSQESSEGEKGSKSNPYTIDEARSNQHPAGVLTKYWMKGYIAGAVNGTINNIETSGFTKNTNLVLSPSADTDVSDTSLLVPVELPIGSVRNSLNLVDNNHNYKKEIKLYGTLESYFSSPGIRSVSDYVLDILSTEEINYNEEVSVLSTTVLDDYLSVLWLGRSKIEIYSINGKLVKSAELADKQPLYVADLNPGIYIVRILNDRKVKSIKVVKK, from the coding sequence ATGAAAAAAAATTACTCTTTAAACGTCTTATGTTTTATTTTCTGTGTTTGTTTTATCTTCCTGAGCAAGGCTCAATCAGAAACCATTATTTTATTTGAAGACTTTTCCTCTGCGTCAAAAGGTGACGATGTATCGGCTTCCAGTTCTTTATGGGCAGGAAATGATCATATAGTCTTGATAGATAAAGTTTATGAGGCAGGTGGGACCGTAAAGCTGGGAACAAGTGGAGCAGTGGGCTCTATCACTACCAAAGCTCTGGATTTATCCCAAAATAATGGAGTTTTCAAGGTACAGTTTAAAGTCAAAGGATGGAATAATTCCGGAAAAGTTCTGGTTACTGTCTCTGATTTGCCTTCGCAGGAAATATCTTATTCAGGGTCAAAAAATGACTCTTTTGAACAGGTGGAGGTAGTATTTACGGGAGGAAAAAAAGATGCAACGATAAGGATTGAAACTTTAAATGTTCCGGCTAATTTGAGAAGAGCATTTATTGATGATTTAAAAGTTTATTATGGAGGATCTAATTTAAACAATAATGCAAATTTATCGGAATTAAAAGTTAATAACGAGTTGCTCAATGGATTTTCTTCTTCAAAATCAGGATATTTTTATAACTTATCATCTGGAATAGATGTTCCTGTTTTATCAGCAAAAGCTGAAGATGCTAATGCAAACGTAGTAATATCAAATCTCTCCACTCTTCCGGGGTATGCATACGTAGATGTTACGGCAGAAAATGGGACAACTGTCAAACGATATAGTGTATATTTGTCACAGGAATCTTCTGAAGGAGAAAAAGGGTCTAAATCAAATCCGTATACTATTGATGAAGCAAGATCTAATCAGCACCCTGCTGGTGTCCTTACTAAATATTGGATGAAAGGTTATATTGCAGGAGCAGTAAATGGGACCATCAATAACATCGAAACTTCCGGTTTTACCAAAAATACCAATTTGGTTCTTTCACCTTCTGCAGATACAGATGTTTCCGATACATCGTTGTTAGTTCCGGTTGAGTTACCTATTGGTTCAGTCAGGAATTCTTTAAATTTGGTAGATAATAATCATAACTATAAAAAAGAAATTAAATTATATGGGACTTTAGAATCCTATTTTTCCTCACCAGGAATTCGCTCGGTTTCAGATTATGTATTGGATATTTTATCTACGGAAGAAATAAATTATAATGAGGAGGTTTCAGTATTGTCAACTACAGTTTTAGATGATTACCTGTCTGTTCTATGGTTGGGTAGATCTAAGATTGAAATTTATTCTATAAACGGTAAACTTGTAAAATCAGCCGAGTTAGCTGATAAGCAGCCTTTATATGTTGCTGATTTGAATCCTGGAATATATATTGTCCGAATACTAAATGACAGGAAAGTAAAAAGTATAAAAGTTGTGAAAAAATAG